Proteins encoded within one genomic window of Xylophilus sp. GOD-11R:
- a CDS encoding ScpA family protein produces MNDSATVEATGNDHSPDVVDQVALARLYGEPLFAMPQDLYIPPDALEVFLEAFEGPLDLLLYLIRKQNFNILDIPMAALTRQYLSYVDEIRSRNLELAAEYLLMAAMLIEIKSRMLLPPKKAEPGAEPEDPRAELVRRLLEYEQMKLAAAKLNAVPQFGRDFLRAQVTIEQSLQPRFPDVNVADLQSAWRDILARARLVQHHTITREELSVREYMSFVLRTLQGRRFVPFEELFQPEKGSTVLVVTFIALLELAKETLIEITQAEAFAPIYVRLAYSS; encoded by the coding sequence ATGAACGACTCCGCCACGGTCGAGGCCACCGGCAACGACCATTCGCCGGACGTCGTCGACCAGGTCGCGCTGGCACGGCTCTATGGCGAGCCGCTGTTCGCGATGCCGCAGGATCTCTACATCCCGCCGGACGCGCTCGAAGTCTTCCTCGAAGCCTTCGAAGGCCCGCTGGACTTGCTGCTCTACCTGATCCGCAAGCAGAACTTCAACATCCTCGACATTCCGATGGCGGCGCTCACGCGCCAATACCTGTCGTATGTGGACGAGATCCGCTCGCGCAACCTCGAACTGGCCGCCGAATACCTGCTGATGGCGGCGATGCTGATCGAGATCAAGTCGCGCATGCTGTTGCCACCCAAGAAGGCCGAGCCCGGCGCCGAGCCTGAAGACCCGCGCGCCGAGCTGGTGCGCCGGCTGCTGGAATACGAGCAGATGAAGCTCGCCGCCGCCAAGCTCAACGCAGTGCCGCAGTTCGGCCGTGATTTCCTGCGGGCGCAGGTCACCATCGAGCAAAGCCTGCAACCGCGTTTTCCGGATGTGAACGTGGCCGACCTGCAATCGGCCTGGCGCGACATTCTGGCGCGCGCCAGGCTGGTCCAGCACCACACCATCACCCGCGAAGAACTGAGCGTGCGCGAATACATGAGCTTCGTGCTGCGCACGCTGCAGGGCCGGCGTTTCGTGCCGTTCGAGGAGCTGTTCCAGCCCGAGAAAGGCTCGACCGTGCTGGTCGTGACCTTCATCGCGCTGCTGGAACTGGCCAAGGAAACCCTCATCGAGATCACCCAGGCCGAGGCCTTCGCGCCGATCTACGTGCGGCTGGCGTATTCCAGCTGA
- the panB gene encoding 3-methyl-2-oxobutanoate hydroxymethyltransferase: MADSSAPASTTPYGTLPPASNPAERKPLSLPRLAGMQARGEKIAMLTAYDATFAAMADAAGVECLLVGDSLGMVCQGQSSTVGVSLDAMRYHTECVARGLQRVQGTAWIVADLPFGSYHQSREQALASATVLMQAGAHMVKLEGGGWTTETVRFLVERGIPVCAHLGLTPQTVFALGGYRVQARETESAERLRADALALQAAGAAMVVLEMVPASLASRLTGELERCATIGIGAGRGTAGQVLVMHDMLGINLGRNPKFVRNFMEGAGGVAEAMRAYVAAVKDGSFPDDSLHAW; this comes from the coding sequence ATGGCCGATTCCTCAGCGCCCGCCTCCACGACGCCCTACGGCACGCTGCCGCCCGCATCGAACCCGGCCGAGCGCAAGCCGCTGAGCCTGCCGCGCCTGGCCGGCATGCAGGCGCGCGGCGAGAAGATCGCCATGCTCACCGCCTACGACGCCACCTTCGCCGCCATGGCGGACGCCGCCGGCGTCGAGTGCCTGCTGGTCGGCGATTCGCTGGGCATGGTCTGCCAGGGCCAGTCGAGCACGGTCGGCGTTTCGCTCGATGCCATGCGCTACCACACCGAATGCGTGGCGCGCGGCCTGCAGCGGGTGCAGGGCACGGCCTGGATCGTGGCCGACCTGCCCTTCGGCAGCTACCACCAGTCGCGTGAGCAGGCACTGGCCAGCGCTACGGTGCTCATGCAGGCCGGCGCGCACATGGTCAAGCTCGAAGGCGGCGGCTGGACGACCGAGACGGTGCGCTTTCTGGTGGAGCGCGGCATTCCGGTCTGCGCGCATCTGGGCCTGACGCCGCAGACCGTGTTCGCGCTCGGCGGCTACCGGGTGCAGGCGCGCGAAACCGAAAGCGCCGAGCGGCTGCGCGCCGATGCCCTCGCCCTGCAGGCTGCCGGCGCCGCCATGGTGGTGCTGGAGATGGTGCCGGCGTCGCTGGCGTCCCGCCTCACCGGCGAACTCGAGCGCTGCGCCACCATCGGCATCGGCGCCGGCCGCGGCACGGCGGGCCAGGTGCTGGTGATGCACGACATGCTGGGCATCAATCTCGGCCGGAACCCGAAATTCGTGCGCAATTTCATGGAAGGTGCCGGCGGCGTAGCCGAGGCCATGCGCGCCTACGTGGCCGCCGTCAAGGACGGCAGCTTTCCCGACGACTCGCTTCATGCCTGGTAA
- the panC gene encoding pantoate--beta-alanine ligase, translating into MQIARSVSDLRALLAPYRAPAFVATMGNLHDGHIALLHRARDLGDVSVASIFVNRLQFLPHEDFDSYPRTWDQDCARLEAAGCDVLFAPREADLYPEPQTFKVQPDPALADILEGHYRPGFFTGVCTVVLKLFNCVQPRHALFGQKDYQQLMVVRRMVQQLALPIEIVGAQTERAADGLALSSRNGYLDAAARAEAVQLPLALRALADAVSGGRRDLEALEGEAMQALAARGWKPDYLTVRKRGDLLPPAADDDAGWHSLVVLGAARLGATRLIDNLEASAHPQATHFVSSPTPHRGRLAGSA; encoded by the coding sequence ATGCAGATCGCCCGCTCCGTCTCCGACCTCCGTGCCCTGCTGGCGCCCTACCGCGCGCCGGCCTTCGTCGCCACCATGGGCAATCTCCACGACGGCCACATCGCACTGTTGCACCGGGCGCGTGACCTGGGCGACGTGAGCGTGGCCAGCATCTTCGTGAACCGGCTGCAGTTTTTGCCGCACGAGGACTTCGACAGCTATCCGCGTACCTGGGACCAGGACTGCGCCCGGCTCGAAGCGGCCGGCTGCGACGTGCTCTTCGCGCCGCGCGAGGCCGACCTCTACCCGGAGCCGCAGACCTTCAAGGTGCAACCCGATCCGGCGCTGGCCGACATCCTGGAAGGCCACTACCGACCCGGTTTCTTCACCGGCGTCTGCACCGTGGTGCTCAAGCTCTTCAACTGCGTGCAGCCGCGCCACGCGCTCTTCGGCCAGAAGGACTACCAGCAGCTGATGGTGGTGCGGCGCATGGTGCAGCAGTTGGCGCTGCCGATCGAGATCGTCGGTGCGCAGACCGAGCGCGCGGCCGACGGACTGGCGCTGTCGTCGCGCAATGGCTATCTGGATGCGGCCGCCCGTGCCGAAGCGGTGCAGCTGCCGCTGGCGCTGCGCGCCCTGGCCGATGCGGTGAGCGGCGGGCGTCGCGATCTGGAAGCGCTGGAAGGCGAGGCGATGCAGGCACTGGCGGCACGCGGCTGGAAACCGGACTACCTGACGGTGCGCAAACGCGGCGATTTGCTGCCGCCGGCGGCCGACGATGATGCGGGCTGGCACTCGCTGGTCGTACTGGGCGCAGCGCGCCTGGGCGCCACGCGCCTGATCGACAACCTGGAGGCCTCGGCTCACCCCCAGGCTACGCACTTCGTGTCTTCGCCTACCCCCCACCGGGGGCGGCTCGCTGGCTCGGCGTAG